The region GATATCTCTGGTTGTGGTGTACGCATATTCTTCGTATCCCTTGTAAGCTTCCCTGTAAAGCTCGATGAAGTAATCAATGTCACTCCTTCTCGCTCGTCTGATTTTCACAGATGGTTTTTTATTCAGCACTGTTGAAAATTCTTCCGATGATAAAAATTCTCGAGCAGCTCGTGAATATCGATTCCCCTTCGGGTTACGAAGAACGGATACGGAATTATGTTTCAGGACTCGTCAAAAAATACGGATTTCGTCCCGAGATTGACGATCTCGGCAACCTTTATGTGGTGGGTGAGAGCGACCTATGGTTTGTAACACATCTCGATACTGTTGAGCGAAAGGCAGATTTTCGGCTTGATGGTGAGTACGCTTACGGTACAGGAGTTGCCGATGCAAAGGGCAGCATGGCCTCAATACTCGGCGCAATGGAATCTGCTGACAGGCTCGGGCTGAATTTCGCGTTTCTTGTTGATGAGGAGGAGGGTGGGAGTGGTTCAAAACATTTCTCAGAGTATTTCTCCGGCAGAGCAGTGGTCATGGAGCCGACAAATCTGAGCGTTGCTGAGAAACAGCTCGGAAGTGCGGAGGTTGTTTTGAAGTTTTACGGGAAACCTGTCCATGGGGCTTACTGGAATGAAGGTGTTAATGCGATTGAAAAGGCAATTGAAGCCATTATTGAGCTTAAAAGCAAGTATATGTTTTCCGTGCAGGAATTGAGGGGAGGATCCAATCTGTACGCAATCCCGGATCTGTGTGAGGTGAGACTCAGCTTCATATTTGACTTCGATGTGGATATGTTTGAAATGAGAAACGAGCTGGAGAGTCTGGATGCGGACGTTGAGTTTTCTGAGTTCTATGAGCCCATAAGGTGCGATGAAATCCCGGAAATAGAAAAATATGCTGGAGAAAAGTCTGTGATGCATTCCTGGACCGACGCCTACAATTTCAAGAAAAATGGGTGGAAAGTTACGATCTGGGGTCCGGGGGACCTCGTGGATTGCCATACTGACAGGGAAAGAATAAAGATTGATGAAATCGAAAAGGCTGCCGAAATCATTCTGAAAATAAATGAAGAGGTGGTCTGATGAAGGTGAGGTTCACGAAAATGCATGGAAACGGCAACGATTTCATCCTTATCGATGAATTTTCCGGAATTGTGGTTGAGGAAGAGAAAAAGTCTGAATTTGTGAATGCTGTATGCAACAGATATTTTGGCGTTGGGGCCGACGGAGCTCTGTTTGTTCAGAAATCAGAAGTGGCTGATGCAAGGTTCCGATACTTCAACGCCGATGGTAGCGAGGCGGAGATGTGCGGTAATGGTATCAGGTGCTTTTCAAGGTATGTTGTGGAGGAAGGTTATGCTGAAAGCCCCCTCAGGGTCGAAACCCTCGCCGGAATACTTGAGCTTGAGGTATCTCAGGATAAGGATAGCTGGTGGGTCAGGGTTGACATGGGGGAGCCGAAGTTCGGCAGGGACGAGATTCCTGCAGAAGAGGACGTCTGGGGGAAGGTTTTTGAAGTTGAAGACAGGAAATTTGAGGTTTATGCTGTGAACACGGGTGTCCCTCATGCGGTCATATTTGTTGATGACCTCGATTTTGATATAATTCCCTATGCGAGGAGAATCAGGTATCACGAGCTGTTTCCGGAGGGCATAAATGTTAATTTTGCAGAGGTCATCGATGGAAGTAGAATACGGATCAGGACCTACGAAAGGGGCGTCGAGGACGAGACACTGAGCTGTGGGACGGGAAGCTGTGCTGTTGCTGTGGTGGCAAACAGGCTTGGCATTGCTGAAAAAAGTGTCGAAATCATTACTAAGGGTGGAAAGCTTAAAATTGATGTTGCGGATAGGGTTTTCATGACAGGCGGCGCTTCGAGGGTTGCTGATGGCCATATTAACACCGGTGAGCTGAGATATGATCTTCCCTAACAGACTGGCACTTTCGGCAATGGCAGGGATAAACGACTGGAAGTTCATCAGCAGGTTTGATGTCGGATTCGGGATACTTGGAGGTTTCAATGCCGATAAAAAGTCCAATGAGGCGGCTTTAAAGGTAGTGCAGAGAGGCAGGAAGGAATTCGTGTTTGGAAATCCAGTTAAAGAGATTGAGCACAACCTGAAAATGCTGGAAGACTTTGGAGGTATCGTGGGAATAAACGTGAGAGCGTTCAGTGATGAAGGCTATGCTGATGTTTCAAAACTTGCAGGAGAGTATGGTGCAATACTTGAAATAAATGCTCACTGCAGGCAGAAAGAATTTACAGAAATTGGGTGCGGACAGGCGTTGCTTTATGAGCAGGAACGTCTTGCGAAAATTGTTGAGCGAACATCAAAATTCGCTGAGGTGTCTGTAAAAATACGAGGCGGTCTTGATATCGATTATTTGGGGCTGTCAAGCAGGATTTTCGAAAGTGGAGCGGCGATGATCCATCTGGATGCGATGATTCCTGGAGGTAAGGCGGATCTGAAACTTGTTGAGCTGATCTCCGGGCTGGGTAATGTTGTTGGAAACAATTCTGTGAGAAGTGCGGAGGATGCGAGAAAAATGATTGATGCTGGAGCCAGACTTGTCT is a window of Geoglobus acetivorans DNA encoding:
- a CDS encoding tRNA-dihydrouridine synthase; translation: MIFPNRLALSAMAGINDWKFISRFDVGFGILGGFNADKKSNEAALKVVQRGRKEFVFGNPVKEIEHNLKMLEDFGGIVGINVRAFSDEGYADVSKLAGEYGAILEINAHCRQKEFTEIGCGQALLYEQERLAKIVERTSKFAEVSVKIRGGLDIDYLGLSSRIFESGAAMIHLDAMIPGGKADLKLVELISGLGNVVGNNSVRSAEDARKMIDAGARLVSIARGVLEDERIFDRLLEDELLASKVEVR
- a CDS encoding M20/M25/M40 family metallo-hydrolase, with the translated sequence MIKILEQLVNIDSPSGYEERIRNYVSGLVKKYGFRPEIDDLGNLYVVGESDLWFVTHLDTVERKADFRLDGEYAYGTGVADAKGSMASILGAMESADRLGLNFAFLVDEEEGGSGSKHFSEYFSGRAVVMEPTNLSVAEKQLGSAEVVLKFYGKPVHGAYWNEGVNAIEKAIEAIIELKSKYMFSVQELRGGSNLYAIPDLCEVRLSFIFDFDVDMFEMRNELESLDADVEFSEFYEPIRCDEIPEIEKYAGEKSVMHSWTDAYNFKKNGWKVTIWGPGDLVDCHTDRERIKIDEIEKAAEIILKINEEVV
- the dapF gene encoding diaminopimelate epimerase, encoding MKVRFTKMHGNGNDFILIDEFSGIVVEEEKKSEFVNAVCNRYFGVGADGALFVQKSEVADARFRYFNADGSEAEMCGNGIRCFSRYVVEEGYAESPLRVETLAGILELEVSQDKDSWWVRVDMGEPKFGRDEIPAEEDVWGKVFEVEDRKFEVYAVNTGVPHAVIFVDDLDFDIIPYARRIRYHELFPEGINVNFAEVIDGSRIRIRTYERGVEDETLSCGTGSCAVAVVANRLGIAEKSVEIITKGGKLKIDVADRVFMTGGASRVADGHINTGELRYDLP